AATTTGTAAAAAAACGATACCCGAGTTAAGATTTCCTAATTCAGCTTGAATTTCATTAAATACCAAATCAAGCTGTCTAGCTAATGATAACTGCTCAATATGCATTAAGTTCTTCTCCTTTTCCATTATTTTATTGCATTGTTAAATAAACACTTTAAAATAAGTGTTTTTAAGAAATGCAGCACGTGCTTTCTTTTAAGGAAAAAACATTAAAAATGACATGAGGCCAACTAAATAATACAGAAGAAAAAAATCAGAAGATTCAACAGTGGAAATGAGGCTACAATATATCAACTTACATATTTATACACATAATAATATATTATTATAAAAATGTAAATATTATTCTTTTAAATCATTCAATATTCATCATTGTCTATCAAATTATGACAACTACATAGACTTTTTTGAAAATAGGATGATATAATTATATCAGAAAAATTTACCAAAGGGGTCGATGATATGAGTTGGTTCAATGAGCTTTCTGTTAAAAATAAAATATTAATTGGAGTATACTCTATTCTATTTATATTTTCATTTGTTTCTATCTTTTTTTCTGAGAACAAATTGATCGTTTCACTTATTATTGCGTTTTTATTAGCTATAATTTACCCTATTCTTTTAAAGTTAGACAAAGCTATTAATGAATCTGTAGATAATGTTTCCAAAGCAGCTACAAAAATAGCTCAAGGTGACCTTCAGCAAAAAATATATATTTCATCAGACGATGCAATAGGTGAACTTGCAAATGCATTTAACAAAATGTCGGAAAGAATGAATAATACATTGCAAGATACGCTTAATATTTCCAAGTTAGTTTCAAACTCAAGCAGAAATATTTATTTAAAAAACAAAGCTCTAAGTGAAGTTCTAGGTCAAGTAAATTTATCTACTAACGAATTAGCTACTGGAGCGAATGAAATTTCTGAGGACGTGTCCAATATCTCTACATCGATTCAAAATATAGAAAGTAAAGTAAGTGCATATACGGTATCAACAAATGAAATGAATAAACATTCCCAAAACACGATACAATTAGTAAACAAAGGTCGTAATGCAGTAGAAAGTCAAAGTGCTGGGATGAAAGATACTGTTGAAGCAACGAACAATGTCGCGTCTACTATAAGTGAATTAGCTAAACAATCAGATGGTATATCTAAGATAACAAAAACGATATCAGAAATTGCAGAACAAACAAATCTCTTATCATTAAATGCATCCATTGAAGCAGCAAGAGCAGGAGAACACGGTAAAGGTTTTGCTGTAGTTGCACAAGAAGTAAGAAATTTAGCCGAAGAATCAACTGAGTCAACCAAAGAAGTTTTTAATCTAGTCAAAAATATTGATTATGGCATTAAGCAAGCAATTGAGAATATTGAAAGAAATGAAGAGATCGTTAAAAACCAAACATTAATGATTCAAGAGACGGAAAAGGTTTTTAGTGAAATTGTACATAGCATACAGTTTATAACTGATCGAATATATGAATTTTCAAAAGAAAGTGAACTTATGCTTCTTAGTGCAAAAAAAATATCTGAATCCATGGAAAATATATCTGCAATTACACAGCAATCAGCTGCTGGTACAGAGCAGGTTTCAGCATCAATGAACGAACAAATATCATCCGTT
The window above is part of the Chengkuizengella sp. SCS-71B genome. Proteins encoded here:
- a CDS encoding methyl-accepting chemotaxis protein — translated: MSWFNELSVKNKILIGVYSILFIFSFVSIFFSENKLIVSLIIAFLLAIIYPILLKLDKAINESVDNVSKAATKIAQGDLQQKIYISSDDAIGELANAFNKMSERMNNTLQDTLNISKLVSNSSRNIYLKNKALSEVLGQVNLSTNELATGANEISEDVSNISTSIQNIESKVSAYTVSTNEMNKHSQNTIQLVNKGRNAVESQSAGMKDTVEATNNVASTISELAKQSDGISKITKTISEIAEQTNLLSLNASIEAARAGEHGKGFAVVAQEVRNLAEESTESTKEVFNLVKNIDYGIKQAIENIERNEEIVKNQTLMIQETEKVFSEIVHSIQFITDRIYEFSKESELMLLSAKKISESMENISAITQQSAAGTEQVSASMNEQISSVQEMVDVSEQMTHKASQLQQSIEFFKLRKNT